In Schlegelella aquatica, one DNA window encodes the following:
- the radC gene encoding RadC family protein yields the protein MLLKDLPVDARPREKLLNLGPQALADAELLALLLRTGLKGRSVLAWAQELLDRFSGIAGLLRAPVEELAGVKGLGPAKRAELAAVLELARRALAAELQARPVFEAPAQVKDYLRLHLASKPHEVFAVLFLDAQNRLLAMEELFRGTLTQTSVYPREVVKRALAHNSAAVMLAHNHPSGLAEPSKADEYLTHTLKSALALVDVQVLDHFVVGHRDVVSFAERGLL from the coding sequence ATGCTGCTCAAAGACCTGCCCGTTGACGCGCGCCCGCGCGAGAAGTTGCTGAACTTGGGGCCGCAGGCCCTGGCCGATGCCGAGCTGCTGGCGCTGCTGCTGCGCACGGGGCTCAAGGGCCGCTCGGTGCTCGCTTGGGCGCAGGAACTGCTGGATCGCTTCAGCGGGATCGCGGGACTCCTGCGTGCGCCCGTGGAGGAGCTGGCCGGCGTGAAAGGACTGGGGCCGGCCAAGCGGGCCGAGCTGGCGGCAGTGCTGGAGCTGGCGCGCCGGGCGCTGGCCGCCGAGTTGCAGGCCCGCCCGGTGTTCGAGGCGCCCGCGCAGGTGAAGGATTACCTGCGGCTGCATCTGGCGAGCAAGCCGCACGAGGTATTTGCGGTGCTTTTTCTCGATGCGCAGAACCGACTGCTCGCCATGGAGGAACTGTTCCGCGGCACGCTGACCCAAACCAGCGTTTATCCGCGCGAGGTGGTCAAGCGGGCCTTGGCGCACAACTCGGCGGCCGTGATGCTCGCCCACAACCATCCGTCCGGTCTGGCCGAGCCTTCCAAGGCCGACGAGTACCTGACGCACACGCTCAAGTCGGCCCTGGCGCTGGTGGACGTACAGGTGCTGGATCACTTCGTGGTGGGCCACCGGGACGTGGTGTCGTTTGCCGAGCGGGGGTTGCTGTGA
- a CDS encoding FKBP-type peptidyl-prolyl cis-trans isomerase — protein sequence MAAVQSGSFLTLHYRLSGPDGAEIINTFGGTPATLSLGAGELAPAIERRLVGLEEGAHARFEIPAGEAFGERNPELLQRVKRSLLDQLGDPDETYHVGDVVQFPTPDGAAQYAGVVREVADDWVLFDFNHPLAGQPVTFEVQVIGVL from the coding sequence ATGGCTGCCGTTCAGTCGGGATCCTTCCTCACCCTGCACTACCGCTTGAGCGGCCCCGATGGGGCCGAGATCATCAACACGTTCGGAGGCACGCCGGCCACCTTGTCGCTCGGGGCGGGCGAGCTCGCCCCCGCGATCGAGCGTCGGCTCGTCGGGCTGGAGGAGGGGGCGCATGCCCGCTTCGAGATCCCGGCCGGCGAGGCCTTCGGCGAGCGCAATCCGGAGCTGCTGCAGCGGGTCAAGCGCAGCCTGCTCGACCAGCTCGGCGACCCGGACGAAACCTATCACGTGGGCGACGTGGTGCAGTTCCCGACCCCGGACGGCGCCGCGCAGTACGCCGGCGTCGTGCGCGAAGTGGCCGACGACTGGGTGCTGTTCGACTTCAACCATCCGCTGGCCGGCCAGCCGGTGACCTTCGAGGTCCAGGTCATCGGGGTGCTGTGA
- a CDS encoding ABC transporter permease has protein sequence MTVHQTDLRPAGERPGDGPALAAGGRAAGLRVLGLAWRQTLRDLRSGELRLLVVAVMLAVTALSAVAFFADRLEAGLARDAAQLLGGDAVVASDQPAPTALHEEARRRGLLTARSASFPSMARAPDDRGGATRLASVKAVSDGYPLRGELRVAGPDGAPRAVQAPPSPGTVWVDAALLEALQLHLGDRLLLGDAALRIDAVILMEPDRGAGFMNFAPRVLLHEADLEATGLIQPASRVTYRLAVAAPEGAPRRAVAHYVRWAEASIEQEQWRGMRVESLESGRPEMRQTLDRAERFLNLVALLAALLAAVAVAIAARDFANRHLDDCAMLRVLGQPQSTIAWSYALEFSLVALAASGAGLLVGFAVHHVFVWLLAGLLEASLPPPGAWPAVFGLGVGLTLLAGFGLPPVLQLARVPPLRVIRRDLGPVRGSSAVALAAGLCGFVALLLATASDRTLGLIAVGGFAGALLAFALMGWLAVVVLRRAVPEAHAPRWLVLATRQVAARPAYAVLQVSALSVGLLALVLLVLLRTDLISSWRAATPPDAPNRFVINIQPEQGTAFRAHLERAGVVRYDWYPMIRGRLVEVNGRPVHLDDYASDRARRLVDREFNLSHAAHPPAHNALIAGRWQRDDPEALSVEEGLAQTLGLRLGDRLAFDIAGTRVEGRIANLRKVDWASMRVNFFVMFQREQMSELPTTYIAAFRAPATPGFDNALAREFPNITNVDVSASIAQVQRVLDQVVRAVEFLFGFTLAAGLVVLLAAVVATREQREREYAIMRAMGAGAGLLAKVQRTELLGVGALAGMLASWAALAVGWALAHFVFEFAWSAPWGVPVAGALLGALLAWAAGWWGLRGVLRRPVVETLRRAAV, from the coding sequence ATGACAGTTCACCAGACCGATCTACGTCCGGCGGGCGAGCGCCCGGGGGACGGGCCAGCCCTCGCCGCGGGCGGCCGGGCCGCAGGGCTGCGGGTTCTCGGCCTGGCGTGGCGCCAGACCTTGCGCGACCTGCGCAGCGGTGAGCTGCGGCTCCTCGTGGTCGCGGTGATGCTGGCCGTCACCGCATTGAGCGCCGTCGCTTTCTTTGCCGACCGCCTGGAAGCGGGCCTTGCGCGCGATGCGGCCCAGCTGCTGGGCGGCGACGCCGTGGTGGCCAGCGATCAGCCCGCGCCCACCGCCTTGCACGAGGAGGCGCGCCGCCGGGGACTACTCACCGCGCGATCGGCCTCGTTTCCGAGCATGGCCCGAGCCCCGGACGACCGGGGTGGCGCCACCCGGCTTGCGTCGGTGAAAGCCGTGTCCGACGGCTACCCCCTGCGCGGGGAGTTGCGCGTTGCCGGGCCCGACGGCGCGCCGCGTGCGGTGCAGGCGCCCCCCTCACCGGGCACGGTGTGGGTGGATGCCGCCTTGCTCGAAGCCTTGCAACTGCACCTGGGCGACCGCTTGCTGCTGGGCGATGCGGCGCTGCGCATCGACGCGGTGATCCTGATGGAGCCGGATCGCGGGGCCGGGTTCATGAACTTCGCTCCGCGGGTGCTGTTACACGAGGCCGACCTCGAGGCGACCGGGCTCATCCAGCCGGCCAGCCGGGTCACTTACCGGCTCGCGGTGGCCGCGCCGGAAGGGGCCCCGCGCAGGGCGGTGGCCCACTACGTGCGTTGGGCCGAAGCCTCCATCGAGCAGGAACAGTGGCGAGGCATGCGAGTCGAGTCGCTCGAATCGGGCCGCCCCGAGATGCGCCAGACGCTGGACCGCGCCGAGCGCTTTCTCAACCTCGTGGCCTTGCTTGCGGCCTTGCTCGCGGCGGTCGCTGTCGCCATCGCCGCGCGCGACTTCGCCAACCGGCATCTGGACGACTGCGCGATGCTGCGCGTGCTCGGCCAGCCTCAATCGACCATCGCGTGGAGCTACGCGCTCGAGTTCTCGCTCGTGGCGCTCGCGGCCAGCGGTGCCGGGCTGCTCGTCGGCTTCGCCGTGCATCACGTCTTCGTGTGGCTGCTGGCCGGTCTGCTGGAGGCGAGCTTGCCGCCGCCCGGCGCGTGGCCCGCCGTGTTCGGTTTGGGCGTGGGGCTGACCCTGCTCGCCGGCTTCGGGCTGCCGCCGGTGCTGCAGTTGGCCCGGGTGCCGCCCTTGCGCGTGATCCGTCGCGACCTCGGGCCGGTGCGCGGCTCGTCGGCCGTCGCCTTGGCCGCCGGCCTCTGCGGCTTCGTCGCGCTGCTGCTCGCCACCGCGTCCGACCGCACGCTGGGGCTGATCGCCGTGGGCGGTTTCGCGGGTGCCTTGCTCGCCTTCGCGCTGATGGGCTGGCTCGCAGTGGTGGTGCTGCGCCGTGCCGTGCCCGAGGCGCATGCGCCCCGCTGGCTGGTGCTCGCCACGCGGCAGGTCGCCGCAAGGCCCGCCTACGCGGTGCTCCAGGTGTCGGCGTTGTCTGTGGGCCTGCTTGCGCTGGTGCTGCTCGTGCTGCTGCGCACCGACCTGATCTCGAGTTGGCGAGCCGCCACACCTCCCGATGCGCCGAACCGCTTCGTCATCAACATCCAGCCCGAGCAGGGCACGGCCTTCCGCGCCCACCTGGAGCGTGCGGGCGTCGTGCGCTACGACTGGTACCCCATGATCCGCGGGCGGCTGGTGGAGGTGAACGGCCGTCCGGTCCATCTGGACGACTACGCGAGCGACCGCGCCCGCCGGCTCGTGGACCGGGAGTTCAACCTCAGCCACGCCGCCCACCCGCCGGCGCACAACGCATTGATCGCCGGTCGATGGCAGCGGGACGACCCTGAAGCCCTGAGCGTGGAGGAAGGGCTGGCGCAAACGCTCGGCCTTCGCCTCGGAGACCGCCTGGCCTTCGACATCGCGGGCACCCGCGTGGAAGGCCGCATCGCCAACCTGCGCAAGGTGGACTGGGCCTCGATGCGGGTCAACTTCTTCGTGATGTTCCAGCGCGAGCAGATGAGCGAGCTGCCCACCACCTACATCGCGGCCTTTCGGGCGCCCGCCACGCCGGGCTTCGACAACGCGCTGGCGCGCGAATTCCCGAACATCACCAACGTGGACGTCTCGGCGTCCATCGCGCAGGTGCAACGGGTCCTCGATCAAGTGGTGCGCGCCGTCGAGTTCCTGTTCGGATTCACGCTGGCGGCGGGGCTCGTCGTGCTGCTCGCGGCTGTCGTCGCCACGCGCGAACAGCGCGAACGCGAGTACGCGATCATGCGCGCCATGGGGGCCGGAGCGGGGCTCCTCGCCAAGGTGCAACGCACCGAGTTGCTCGGCGTGGGCGCGCTGGCGGGGATGCTCGCCTCGTGGGCGGCGCTCGCCGTCGGCTGGGCTTTGGCCCACTTCGTCTTCGAGTTCGCGTGGAGCGCTCCCTGGGGGGTGCCGGTCGCCGGCGCCCTGCTCGGCGCCCTGCTGGCCTGGGCCGCGGGCTGGTGGGGCCTGCGCGGCGTGCTGCGCCGCCCCGTCGTCGAGACGCTGCGGCGAGCGGCCGTGTGA
- a CDS encoding group II truncated hemoglobin: MSETSSSSTPAQRPASAFEWIGGEARVRELVDRFYDLMDLEPAYRELRALHPTHLDGSRDKLFWFLCGWLGGPQYFVERFGHPRLRARHLPFPIGIRERDQWLACMDQAMQEIGLPPELVERLRESFFGTADWMRNKGA; encoded by the coding sequence GTGAGCGAAACCTCCTCATCTTCGACCCCCGCCCAGCGCCCGGCTTCCGCCTTCGAATGGATCGGCGGCGAGGCCCGCGTGCGCGAGCTCGTGGACCGCTTCTACGATCTGATGGATCTGGAGCCGGCCTACCGCGAGCTGCGGGCCTTGCATCCGACGCACCTGGACGGCTCGCGCGACAAGCTGTTCTGGTTCCTGTGCGGCTGGCTCGGCGGGCCGCAGTATTTCGTCGAGCGCTTCGGCCATCCGCGGCTGCGCGCCCGTCACCTGCCGTTTCCCATCGGCATCCGCGAGCGCGACCAATGGCTCGCCTGCATGGACCAGGCCATGCAGGAAATCGGCTTGCCGCCCGAACTGGTGGAGCGGCTGCGCGAGTCCTTCTTCGGCACCGCCGACTGGATGCGCAACAAGGGTGCGTGA
- a CDS encoding DMT family transporter translates to MAVNGRHPMWGIALILLMAACFATLDTAVKYLGATVPVLLILWGRYVFQAVAMTLWLAGRGLRGAGPGAFCAARPGFQVLRGALLLSTSGLSFYGVQHMPVAEFTAIAMLTPVVVTVLAATVLKEHVSGLRWALVALGLAGALLVIRPGTGVVGWAAVFPLALTVAYGAFQVLTSRYAALEDPYITHFYTGLVGAVALSAIVAISPLRLVDALSGASALQWSVLLLVGAMGTVGHLLLILALGMAPASTLMPFTYSALVFATLAGASVFGHVPDGIAMAGMAVIALGGAASVWLNVREAQQRSPAPTAAAAGAAQAPHERPGVSPVAMDVLGD, encoded by the coding sequence ATGGCCGTGAACGGGCGGCACCCGATGTGGGGGATCGCGCTGATCCTGCTGATGGCGGCGTGCTTCGCTACGCTCGACACGGCGGTCAAGTACCTGGGCGCCACGGTGCCGGTGTTGCTCATCCTGTGGGGGCGCTACGTCTTCCAGGCGGTGGCGATGACCCTGTGGCTTGCGGGCCGGGGGCTGCGCGGGGCGGGGCCCGGGGCGTTTTGTGCGGCTCGGCCGGGCTTCCAGGTGCTGCGCGGCGCGTTGCTCCTGTCCACCAGCGGGCTGTCGTTCTACGGCGTGCAGCACATGCCGGTGGCCGAGTTCACCGCAATCGCGATGCTCACGCCGGTGGTGGTGACGGTGCTGGCGGCCACCGTGCTCAAGGAGCATGTATCCGGGCTGCGCTGGGCGCTCGTGGCGCTCGGCCTGGCCGGGGCGCTGCTGGTGATCCGGCCCGGCACGGGCGTCGTCGGCTGGGCGGCCGTCTTTCCGCTCGCGCTCACGGTCGCCTATGGCGCCTTCCAGGTGCTCACCAGCCGGTACGCCGCGCTCGAAGACCCTTACATCACGCACTTCTATACCGGCCTGGTCGGGGCTGTGGCGCTCTCGGCCATCGTCGCGATCAGCCCGTTGCGCCTCGTCGATGCGCTCAGCGGCGCCTCGGCCCTCCAGTGGAGCGTGCTGCTGCTGGTGGGCGCCATGGGGACCGTCGGGCACCTCCTGCTCATCCTCGCCCTCGGCATGGCGCCTGCCTCCACGCTCATGCCCTTCACCTACAGCGCGCTCGTGTTCGCCACCCTCGCGGGGGCCTCGGTCTTCGGCCACGTGCCGGATGGGATCGCGATGGCGGGGATGGCGGTGATCGCCCTCGGCGGTGCGGCCTCGGTCTGGCTCAACGTGCGCGAGGCGCAGCAGCGGTCGCCCGCGCCCACCGCGGCTGCGGCCGGCGCGGCGCAAGCCCCTCATGAGCGGCCCGGGGTGTCACCCGTCGCGATGGACGTCCTCGGCGACTGA
- a CDS encoding GGDEF domain-containing protein: MDSLTASPPALRRLKLDQALALLKQAGYPLPATRELGLETLQAIIDGLCDLSLRDALTGLANRRHFRAALERELDRVARTGESALLLVLDIDHFKRVNDTLGHEAGDRVITTVAQRLTDCVRPMDVVARYGGEEFAILLPNCQPTFGPLVAERVRRSVESEPVQLAHGQEVRVTVSVGGAYAPQWVRSSASLWMERADLQLYCAKTEGRNRVCLEPTPVSSVSSEEKSMLFGVSSFAELRELGDE; encoded by the coding sequence GTGGACTCGCTCACGGCATCCCCGCCCGCCCTGCGCCGCCTGAAGCTCGATCAGGCCCTGGCCCTGCTGAAACAGGCAGGCTATCCCCTGCCGGCCACGCGCGAGCTGGGGCTGGAAACCCTGCAGGCCATCATCGACGGATTGTGCGACCTGTCGCTGCGCGACGCCCTGACGGGCCTGGCGAACCGCCGGCACTTCCGCGCGGCGCTCGAGCGCGAGCTCGACCGCGTGGCGCGCACCGGCGAATCCGCGCTGTTGCTGGTGCTGGACATCGACCACTTCAAGCGTGTGAACGACACCCTCGGCCACGAGGCGGGCGACCGCGTCATCACGACGGTGGCGCAGCGGCTGACCGATTGCGTGCGTCCGATGGACGTCGTGGCGCGTTATGGCGGGGAGGAGTTCGCCATCTTGCTGCCGAACTGCCAACCGACCTTCGGGCCGCTGGTGGCCGAGCGGGTGCGTCGTTCGGTGGAGAGCGAGCCGGTGCAGCTCGCCCACGGGCAGGAGGTCCGCGTGACGGTCAGCGTGGGAGGGGCTTACGCGCCGCAATGGGTGCGATCGTCCGCCTCGCTGTGGATGGAGCGGGCGGACTTGCAGCTCTACTGCGCAAAGACCGAAGGACGCAACCGCGTCTGTCTGGAGCCCACGCCCGTGAGCAGTGTCAGCTCCGAGGAGAAAAGCATGCTCTTTGGCGTCAGCAGCTTCGCGGAGCTGCGGGAGCTGGGCGATGAATGA
- a CDS encoding MinD/ParA family protein, which yields MNDRALSPFDHVHRAWVIAVTSGKGGVGKTFVSANLAAALAKRGHRVLVLDADLGLANLDVVLNLYPKITLHDVFSGTASLEEAVLQAPGGFSVVLAGSGLVEYSRLTPEVREKFHSVVATLVPRYDYVLLDTGAGISDVVLYAVSLADDVLVVATPEPTSLTDAYATMKVLATQQRRRLLHLVINQVRRSGDGKLVSQQLQQVIDRFVVPQAGEPVRLVHVGDVPSDAAVQDAVRRRHLLLEALPGSAAAQGIRGIAARIEESVSTPA from the coding sequence ATGAATGATCGTGCCTTGTCGCCGTTCGACCACGTGCATCGCGCGTGGGTGATCGCCGTGACCAGCGGCAAGGGCGGTGTCGGCAAGACCTTCGTCTCGGCCAATCTGGCAGCGGCTCTGGCCAAGCGCGGCCACCGGGTCCTCGTGCTCGACGCCGACCTCGGGCTGGCCAACCTCGACGTGGTCTTGAATCTTTATCCGAAGATCACGCTGCACGACGTGTTCAGCGGCACGGCGTCGCTGGAGGAGGCGGTGCTGCAGGCGCCCGGCGGCTTCTCGGTGGTGCTGGCGGGCTCGGGCCTGGTCGAGTACTCGCGGCTCACGCCCGAGGTGCGCGAGAAGTTCCACTCCGTCGTCGCCACGCTCGTGCCGCGCTACGACTACGTCCTGCTCGACACGGGCGCCGGCATCTCCGATGTCGTGCTGTATGCCGTCTCGCTGGCCGACGACGTGCTCGTCGTGGCCACTCCGGAGCCGACCTCGCTCACCGACGCCTATGCGACGATGAAAGTGCTCGCCACCCAGCAGCGGCGCCGCCTCTTGCACCTGGTGATCAATCAGGTGCGCCGCAGCGGCGACGGCAAGCTGGTGTCCCAGCAACTGCAGCAGGTGATCGACCGCTTCGTCGTCCCCCAGGCGGGCGAGCCGGTTCGGCTCGTGCACGTGGGCGACGTGCCGAGCGATGCCGCCGTGCAGGATGCGGTGCGCCGACGGCATCTGCTGCTCGAGGCCTTGCCGGGCAGCGCCGCCGCCCAGGGCATCCGCGGCATCGCCGCGCGCATCGAGGAGAGCGTCTCCACGCCGGCCTAA
- a CDS encoding L-threonylcarbamoyladenylate synthase, which yields MAQYFEVHPDNPQQRLLKQAAQILEAGGIVAVPTDSSYALVCRLDDRNAADALRRVRQVDDKHHLTLLCRDLSELANYAKVDNRQYRLLKNATPGPYTFILEATKEVPRRVSHPSRRTIGLRVPDHRVTQELLAVYGQPLLGTTLIPPGESDAMNDPQEIRVRFQKQIQAVVDAGACPMEPTTVVDLVGEEPRLVRRGRGDPARLGLYE from the coding sequence ATGGCTCAGTACTTCGAAGTGCATCCCGACAACCCGCAACAGCGGCTGTTGAAGCAGGCGGCGCAGATCCTCGAGGCAGGCGGCATCGTGGCCGTCCCGACCGACTCGAGCTACGCGCTCGTCTGCCGCCTGGACGACAGGAACGCGGCCGATGCGCTGCGGCGCGTGCGTCAGGTCGACGACAAGCATCACCTCACGCTGCTGTGCCGCGACCTCTCGGAGCTCGCGAACTACGCCAAGGTCGACAACCGCCAGTATCGGCTGCTCAAGAACGCCACCCCCGGCCCCTACACCTTCATTCTGGAAGCGACGAAAGAGGTGCCGCGGCGCGTGTCGCACCCCTCCCGTCGCACCATCGGGCTGCGCGTGCCCGACCATCGCGTGACGCAGGAGCTGCTCGCGGTCTATGGCCAACCGCTGCTCGGCACCACGCTGATCCCGCCCGGCGAGTCCGACGCGATGAACGATCCGCAAGAGATTCGCGTGCGGTTCCAAAAGCAGATCCAGGCGGTCGTGGATGCCGGTGCCTGCCCCATGGAGCCGACCACCGTGGTGGACTTGGTCGGCGAGGAGCCGCGGCTGGTGCGCCGCGGACGGGGAGACCCCGCCCGCCTCGGCCTCTACGAGTGA
- a CDS encoding 3',5'-nucleoside bisphosphate phosphatase, with protein MHTLNADLHCHSSISDGTLAPEVLAARAKANGVELWALTDHDELRGQHRARAAAAALGLPYLTGTEVSVTFAGETVHIVGLGFDPDDTRLAEGLARTRGGRELRAREMAEDLARVGIKGAFEGALKYVGNPDLISRTHFARYLVEIGACRDTQEVFRRYLTEGKPGYVPHRWAALGDAVRWIVEAGGIAVIAHPGRYKLTPNQEYALFSDFKEHGGRAVEVVTGSHTAQDYVKYASMAREFGLLASRGSDFHSPEESHTDLGALPYLPGEVQPVWTALQERVLRP; from the coding sequence GTGCATACGCTCAACGCCGACCTCCACTGCCATTCCAGCATCTCCGACGGGACGCTCGCTCCCGAAGTGCTGGCTGCCCGCGCGAAAGCCAACGGAGTGGAGTTGTGGGCGCTGACCGACCATGACGAACTGCGGGGGCAGCATCGCGCGCGGGCCGCGGCTGCGGCCTTGGGCCTGCCCTACCTCACCGGCACCGAAGTGTCCGTGACCTTCGCCGGCGAGACGGTGCACATCGTCGGCCTCGGCTTCGATCCGGACGACACGCGCCTGGCCGAAGGGCTGGCACGCACCCGCGGCGGGCGGGAGCTGCGCGCCCGTGAAATGGCTGAGGACCTGGCGCGCGTCGGCATCAAGGGAGCTTTCGAAGGCGCACTCAAGTACGTGGGCAACCCGGACCTTATCTCGCGCACGCATTTCGCGCGGTACCTGGTGGAGATCGGCGCGTGCAGAGATACGCAGGAGGTGTTCCGGCGGTACCTCACCGAAGGCAAGCCGGGCTATGTGCCCCATCGGTGGGCCGCCCTGGGCGACGCGGTGCGATGGATCGTGGAGGCCGGCGGCATCGCTGTCATCGCACATCCCGGCCGCTACAAGCTCACGCCGAACCAGGAGTACGCGCTGTTCTCGGATTTCAAGGAGCACGGTGGCCGGGCGGTGGAAGTGGTCACCGGCAGCCACACTGCGCAGGACTACGTGAAGTACGCCTCGATGGCGCGCGAGTTCGGCTTGCTCGCCTCGCGGGGCTCCGACTTCCACTCGCCCGAGGAAAGCCACACCGACCTCGGCGCCCTGCCCTACCTGCCCGGCGAGGTCCAGCCGGTGTGGACAGCGCTGCAAGAGCGCGTGCTGCGGCCGTGA
- a CDS encoding dioxygenase family protein: MPPLFVSHGSPMMALEPGATGAFFARLARAIERRFGRPRAVLACSAHTLADRPVLLAAQRHQAVHDFSGFPAALYELRYDAPGEPAVAQRAASLLRAAGCEPRISERGGLDHGIWTVLMHMWPAADVPVVPLAFPPAEPPARLWALGRAVAPLADEGVLILGTGSLTHNLRLAFARPWGEDAPEDPACAAFRGWVREHAESGDWPALLDYRRRAPHAASMHPTDEHWLPFYPPAGAAGEANPARRLHEGVQYGVLGMDAYAFGPHAGALADELKSV; the protein is encoded by the coding sequence ATGCCGCCGCTGTTCGTGTCTCACGGTTCGCCGATGATGGCCCTCGAGCCGGGTGCCACGGGGGCCTTCTTCGCACGCCTGGCGCGTGCCATCGAGCGCCGCTTCGGTCGACCGCGGGCCGTGTTGGCGTGCTCTGCCCACACGCTGGCCGACCGCCCGGTGTTGCTCGCCGCCCAAAGGCACCAGGCCGTACACGACTTCTCGGGCTTTCCCGCGGCGCTGTACGAGTTGCGATACGACGCACCGGGCGAGCCGGCGGTGGCGCAGCGAGCAGCGTCTTTGCTGCGCGCCGCGGGGTGCGAGCCGAGGATCTCCGAGCGCGGCGGATTGGACCACGGCATCTGGACGGTGCTGATGCACATGTGGCCCGCGGCGGATGTGCCGGTGGTGCCGCTCGCCTTCCCGCCTGCCGAGCCTCCAGCGCGGCTGTGGGCGCTCGGCCGCGCCGTCGCGCCGCTCGCCGACGAGGGTGTGCTCATCCTCGGCACGGGCAGCCTCACCCACAACCTGCGACTGGCCTTTGCCCGGCCCTGGGGGGAGGACGCGCCGGAGGACCCGGCGTGCGCGGCCTTTCGGGGCTGGGTGCGGGAGCACGCCGAGTCGGGGGATTGGCCGGCCCTGCTCGACTACCGCCGCCGCGCGCCGCACGCCGCCTCCATGCACCCCACCGACGAGCATTGGCTGCCCTTCTACCCGCCGGCCGGCGCGGCGGGCGAGGCGAACCCCGCGCGTCGCCTCCACGAAGGGGTGCAGTACGGGGTCCTGGGCATGGATGCCTATGCCTTCGGCCCGCATGCGGGGGCGCTGGCCGATGAGCTGAAAAGCGTCTGA
- a CDS encoding Smr/MutS family protein encodes MKVKGLDKSRDHAEGVVKARSLAELGALKKELQARAREAARLEAQRREAQQRAARERELFARAVGPVQPLKDRRLAQLDKPRPQPVPAQRQLDERLVLRESISDEFDVETLLDTDESLSFRRPGVGPDVVRRLRRGEWVIQRQIDLHGLRRDEAREQLAEFLREAVKAGLRCVRVVHGKGNGSPGREPVLKAKVKSWLVQKDEVIAFTQARPAEGGAGALVVLLRPAG; translated from the coding sequence GTGAAGGTCAAGGGTCTCGACAAGAGCCGGGATCACGCCGAGGGGGTCGTCAAGGCGCGCAGTCTGGCCGAGCTGGGCGCCCTCAAGAAGGAGCTGCAAGCCCGCGCGCGGGAAGCGGCCCGACTGGAGGCGCAGCGACGCGAGGCGCAGCAGCGCGCCGCGCGGGAGCGGGAGCTTTTCGCGCGGGCCGTCGGCCCCGTGCAGCCGCTGAAGGACCGCAGACTCGCGCAGCTCGACAAGCCGCGCCCGCAACCGGTGCCCGCGCAGCGCCAACTGGACGAACGCCTCGTGTTGCGAGAGTCGATCTCCGACGAGTTCGATGTCGAAACGCTGCTGGACACCGACGAGTCGCTGTCATTTCGCCGCCCCGGGGTGGGCCCGGACGTCGTGCGCCGGCTGCGGCGGGGCGAGTGGGTCATCCAGCGGCAGATCGACCTGCACGGCCTGCGGCGCGACGAGGCGCGCGAGCAGCTGGCGGAGTTCTTGCGCGAGGCGGTCAAGGCCGGCCTGCGGTGCGTGCGCGTGGTCCACGGCAAGGGCAACGGATCGCCCGGCCGGGAGCCGGTGCTCAAGGCCAAGGTGAAGAGCTGGCTGGTGCAAAAGGACGAGGTGATCGCTTTCACGCAGGCGCGGCCCGCCGAGGGGGGAGCGGGCGCGCTGGTGGTGCTGCTGCGTCCCGCGGGCTGA